ACAACTAATCGCTTCTAGCTGTGGAGGAAATGTATACCCAGGACCAAAAAAAGAGATCGGGTGGGGCGAAGTACGAATAACAAGTAAAGGCCAATCGAGTATATTTGATAGTATACGAGGAAATGAAATCCGGGTGTTCCACTGGCATGGTGATACGTTTACCTTGCCCAATGAAGCCGAAATTTTGTCTGAATCGGACTTATATATCCAAGCATTTAGATTCAAAAATGCCATTGGGATTCAGTTTCATTTGGAGGTAACAAAAAATATGATTCAAAATTGGATTCGCAAGTATCATAAAGAGTTGAAAAATGAAAATCTAAGTAGCGATGGACTTGTTAAAGATATCGATAGAAACGTATCGGAGGTGCAAAAGTTATCAAAGATAGTATATACTAATTTTAAGTCTATGATTGAATAGTTACACGTTAGTTGTCTTGTCAGCTCAGCGGGGGTCACCCGACAATTGTGCAAATACGACGCTACTTAGATTTTTCCCACCAATTCGACAATTTTTTTCCAATAGGATATACTCACTATGAATCTAAACCCCTATTGAATCAAACTAGATATGGGTTGAATCCATATTTATTTGGCTTCATAGATAATATTAAACGGCGTTTGAGTAGCACGTCTGAATTTTGTAAATCCTGCCTCGAGAGC
This Candidatus Nitrosocosmicus oleophilus DNA region includes the following protein-coding sequences:
- a CDS encoding type 1 glutamine amidotransferase encodes the protein MKSYFLSDGFKVKEILATTKAIRSQNLPEYDAVFILGGPMSVNDNLDYLLEEKKLIHSSFDLGIPIFGICLGSQLIASSCGGNVYPGPKKEIGWGEVRITSKGQSSIFDSIRGNEIRVFHWHGDTFTLPNEAEILSESDLYIQAFRFKNAIGIQFHLEVTKNMIQNWIRKYHKELKNENLSSDGLVKDIDRNVSEVQKLSKIVYTNFKSMIE